A genome region from Glycine max cultivar Williams 82 chromosome 5, Glycine_max_v4.0, whole genome shotgun sequence includes the following:
- the LOC100784770 gene encoding profilin — protein sequence MSWQTYVDDHLMCDIDGTGHHLTAAAIIGHDGSVWAQSSSFPQIRPQEITDIMKDFDEPGHLAPTGLHLAGTKYMVIQGESGAVIRGKKGPGGITIKKTGQALVFGVYEEPVTPGQCNMVVERLGDYLIDQGL from the exons ATGTCGTGGCAAACTTACGTTGATGATCATTTGATGTGTGATATTGATGGCACAGGCCACCACCTCACTGCAGCTGCCATCATCGGCCATGATGGCTCTGTTTGGGCTCAAAGCTCTTCTTTTCCTCAG ATTAGACCTCAAGAAATCACTGATATCATGAAAGATTTCGATGAACCGGGTCATCTTGCTCCTACAGGTTTGCACCTTGCAGGAACCAAATATATGGTCATCCAAGGAGAGTCAGGAGCTGTCATTCGTGGAAAGAAG GGACCTGGAGGCATCACCATAAAGAAAACTGGTCAAGCTTTAGTTTTTGGTGTCTATGAGGAACCTGTGACTCCTGGACAATGCAACATGGTTGTTGAGAGGTTGGGAGATTACCTCATTGATCAAGGTCTCTAG
- the LOC100785303 gene encoding derlin-1 isoform X2, translating to MSSPAEFYHSLPPITKAYGTVCLLATATYHLGLDHPAYIALLYDKVFYGFQAWRLFTNLFFLGPFSINFGIRLLMIVRYGVQLEKGPFDRRTADFLWMMIFGAFALLVLSAIPIFWSPFLAVPLVFMLLYVWSREFPNAQINIYGLVALKAFYLPWAMLALDIIFGSPLIPDLLGIIAGHLYYFLTVLHPLAGGKNILKTPMWVIVGAGPTAVLLFFSQ from the exons ATGTCTTCTCCCGCTGA GTTTTATCACTCTCTTCCGCCAATAACGAAGGCATATGGCACCGTTTGCCTGTTGGCTACCGCAACTTACCATCTTGGATTAGATCATCCAGCTTACATTGCACTATTGTACGATAAAGTGTTCTACGGTTTTCAG GCTTGGAGGTTGTTCACTAACTTATTTTTCCTTGGACCGTTCTCTATCAATTTTGGGATCCGTCTCCTAATGAT AGTAAGGTATGGTGTCCAACTTGAGAAAGGACCATTTGACCGACGGACTGCTGATTTCTTGTGGATGATGATATTTGGTGCCTTTGCACTATTG GTTTTATCTGCTATACCCATATTTTGGTCCCCATTTTTGGCAGTACCACTTGTTTTTATGCTCCTTTATGTTTGGAGTAGAGAATTTCCGAATGCCCAAATCAACATATATGGGCTTGTTGCACTTAAG GCCTTCTATCTTCCATGGGCGATGCTGGCTTTGGACATCATTTTTGGATCGCCTCTTATACCTGACCTCTTAGGTATCATTGCAGGACATCTGTACTACTTCTTGACAGTGTTGCATCCACTAGCAGGTGGAAAGAACATTTTGAAGACTCCAATGTGGGT CATTGTAGGGGCAGGACCTACAGCAGTGCTCCTATTCTTTAGTCAATGA
- the LOC100785303 gene encoding derlin-1 isoform X1, giving the protein MSSPAEFYHSLPPITKAYGTVCLLATATYHLGLDHPAYIALLYDKVFYGFQAWRLFTNLFFLGPFSINFGIRLLMIVRYGVQLEKGPFDRRTADFLWMMIFGAFALLVLSAIPIFWSPFLAVPLVFMLLYVWSREFPNAQINIYGLVALKAFYLPWAMLALDIIFGSPLIPDLLGIIAGHLYYFLTVLHPLAGGKNILKTPMWVHKLVARWIIGVQPISRGQAANDPQQERGSGVAFRGRSYRLGG; this is encoded by the exons ATGTCTTCTCCCGCTGA GTTTTATCACTCTCTTCCGCCAATAACGAAGGCATATGGCACCGTTTGCCTGTTGGCTACCGCAACTTACCATCTTGGATTAGATCATCCAGCTTACATTGCACTATTGTACGATAAAGTGTTCTACGGTTTTCAG GCTTGGAGGTTGTTCACTAACTTATTTTTCCTTGGACCGTTCTCTATCAATTTTGGGATCCGTCTCCTAATGAT AGTAAGGTATGGTGTCCAACTTGAGAAAGGACCATTTGACCGACGGACTGCTGATTTCTTGTGGATGATGATATTTGGTGCCTTTGCACTATTG GTTTTATCTGCTATACCCATATTTTGGTCCCCATTTTTGGCAGTACCACTTGTTTTTATGCTCCTTTATGTTTGGAGTAGAGAATTTCCGAATGCCCAAATCAACATATATGGGCTTGTTGCACTTAAG GCCTTCTATCTTCCATGGGCGATGCTGGCTTTGGACATCATTTTTGGATCGCCTCTTATACCTGACCTCTTAGGTATCATTGCAGGACATCTGTACTACTTCTTGACAGTGTTGCATCCACTAGCAGGTGGAAAGAACATTTTGAAGACTCCAATGTGGGT ACATAAATTGGTAGCAAGATGGATAATTGGAGTGCAACCAATTAGCCGTGGGCAGGCTGCTAATGACCCTCAGCAAGAGAGGGGCTCGGGAGTTGCTTTCAGGGGAAGATCCTATCGACTTGGTGGATAG
- the PRO2 gene encoding profilin-2 — translation MSWQAYVDDHLLCDIEGNHLTHAAIIGQDGSVWAQSTDFPQFKPEEITAIMNDFNEPGSLAPTGLYLGGTKYMVIQGEPGAVIRGKKGPGGVTVKKTGAALIIGIYDEPMTPGQCNMVVERLGDYLIEQGL, via the exons ATGTCGTGGCAAGCGTATGTCGACGATCACCTTCTGTGTGACATCGAAGGTAACCACCTCACTCACGCTGCTATCATCGGCCAAGACGGCAGCGTTTGGGCTCAGAGTACCGACTTCCCTCAG ttCAAACCTGAGGAGATAACTGCCATCATGAATGACTTTAATGAGCCTGGATCACTTGCTCCAACTGGATTGTATCTCGGTGGCACCAAATATATGGTCATCCAGGGTGAACCCGGTGCTGTCATTCGAGGGAAGAAG GGTCCTGGTGGTGTTACTGTGAAGAAGACCGGTGCGGCCTTGATCATTGGCATTTATGATGAACCAATGACTCCAGGTCAATGCAACATGGTAGTTGAAAGGCTTGGTGATTATCTCATTGAACAGGGTCTCTAA